In Candidatus Omnitrophota bacterium, the genomic window TATCGGATTAGTGCTTGCTCCTACAAGGGAATTAGCTTTGCAGATTGATGAAGCCTTTAAGCCGCTTACTAATGCCTTTGGTATAAAAACAGCCTGTCTTATCGGAGGCGCTCCTATGCAGGAACAGATTAGGGCGCTTCATAAGAATCCTCGGGTAATAGTTGCAACTCCCGGTCGTTTAATTGACCACATGAGCCAGTGGAATGTCTCGATAGAAGAGGCAAATATGCTTGTTTTGGATGAGGCTGATAGAATGCTTGATATGGGTTTTGCCCCTCAACTTGATAAAATTTTCCATTTCCTACCTAAAGACAGGCAGACAATGCTTTTTTCTGCGACTATGCCCAAAGAAATTATGAAAATTGCGTCAACACATATGAAGCTTCCTGTTTGTGTTGAGATTGCTCCTTCAGGCACTGCTGCGGAGTTTGTTACGCAGGAATTATTTATCGTTAAAAAGGAAGCAAAGGCACGGTTATTGGTAAAATTAATTTCTAAATATAAGGGTGCGGTTCTTTTGTTCTCCAGGACAAAGCATAATGCAAAGAAATTAACCCAGCATCTTAGGGAATTGGGAGTTAATGCTGCTGAAATGCATTCAAATCGTTCTCTTGCTCAACGCCGCCAGGCATTAGATGGTTTTAAATCAGGACGGTATAAGGTTTTGGTTGCAACTGACATTGCTGCAAGGGGCATTGATGTTACGGGTATAGAAGTAGTTATTAATTACGATCTTCCTGAGGACGCGGAAAATTATGTCCATCGTATTGGCAGGACAGGAAGGGCAGGCCAAAAGGGGCATGCGATTTCTTTTGCTACGCCAGACCAGAGCAGTGATGTGCGTAGTATAGAGAAATTAATCAGAAAAACTCTGCCAATTTCAAAGCATCCTGAATTTTCTCAAGAGAGTTTTGAGAATTATAAAGAAAAGCCTTCTTTTCAAAAGAGGCCGCCGTTTAAGAAATCCAAAAGTAATTTTAAAAAAAGTTTTGATAGGTTCCGCAGGCACTAAAATTTTATAATCTTTGTGTTTGTATTAGGTTGTATTTGTGATAAAATTAACCGGAAGAATCTATCTTCCGGTTTTTTGTTGTAAAAAGGAGTTTATAAGATGGGAAAAAGGAATTTATTTGTAGTGTTGTTAACCTGTGCAGTATTTCTTTTAACAGTAACCAGTTTCGCGCAGAGCGTAAAAGATCAGGTTGTCTCTGAGAGTGTAATTAATGTTACCGTAGGAGAAAATATCGTTATAATATTAGAGTCAAATAGGACAACCGGATATCTTTGGCGCTTGGGCAGTGATTTAAATGATGATAAAATTGAGTTTGTAAAATCAAATTATTTTGCATCTAAGACAAAATTATTAGGTGCTCCCGGTAAAGAAACTTGGATTTTTAAAGCTCTTAAGCCGGGAAGGTTAACACTTGTGTTTGAATATCGCAGGCCATGGGAGAAGAAGCTAAAACCTATAAAGATAGAGAACTTTACAATTATAATTAAGGAAAAATAATCAGCCTAAATCCCCCGGATTCCTTATTAATTATGGATGAGATAAAAATCAATAAGTTGATAAGGTCTAGAAGAAAAACTATTTGTTTAATTGTTGCAAAAGATGCAAGCCTCGTAGTGCGCGCTCCGCAAACAACCCCCAATCGGATTATAAGAAATTTCATAGATAAGAAAAAAAGATGGATTATTAAGCATCAGGAAATTGCTAAGAAGCGATCCAGCGAGATTACGTTTAAGCAGTTTGTTGATGGAGAAGAGTTTCTGTACTTAGGCAAATATTATCCGCTTAAAATATCAGATAGAGAGGATATATTTTTAACGGATTCTTTGGAGTTTCCAAGGAAAATGTTAATGACTGCCAGAGAGAGTTTAATTAAGTGGTATCAAGATAAGGCATTGGATTTAATTTCTGAAAGAGTCTTTCAGTATGAAAGGGTTGTCGGTTTACGTTCTACTTCAATAGCCATCACAAAAGCTTGTAGAAGATGGGGCTCATGTGGGGTGAAGAATACCTTGAATTTTAGCTGGCGGTTAATTTTAGCGCCTTTGGGGGTAATTGATTATGTGGTTGTGCATGAGGTTGTGCATTTATCGCAGAAGGACCATTCTAAAGAATTCTGGAGAAAAGTAAGAGCGCTGATTCCGGATTTTTCCCAGTATAATAAATGGCTTAATAAAAACGGGCATTTGTTAACTTTATAAAAAAAGGGATTTCTGATGGATAACAAGAAAGCTTGTAGTAATAAAAGCATCAATATTATTATTGAGGATAAATTTAATCTTTGGACTAAGAACTTAGGGTTAAGATTAGCGATGATTTCTGTGTTTGAGCATATAAGAGATATCCCATACATAATAACTCCGGACTTGAATGATATTATCCATGGGCCGGCAGGATTATTAAATGGGAATAAAGGCTCCTGTCAACCGAAGCACTATTTGTTAAAGCAGATGTTTGAAAAACTTAATATTCCTGTGAAATTTGTTACTTATCTTTTTAGATGGGACATTTCTTCGGTCCAATACCCGGATGAATTGCGAAGCATAGTCAGTAAGCTTCCTATTTCGTATCATCTTGCTTGTAAGGCATATATTAACCAGAAGTGGGTTGTTGTTGATGCGACATGGGATCTGCCTCTTAAAAAAGCAGGTTTTCCTGTGAATGAGTCTTGGGATGGAGAGAGTGATACTTTAATTGCTGTCATTCCTATTGAAGAGAATGTTCAGGAGAGTGCTGAGGATAGGATTGAGTATGAAATGAAAAAGAAAAACTTGTATTCTGATCAAGAAAAACATTTGTATGTAGAATTTGTTAATAAGTTTAATACTTGGCTGGAAGATATAAGGAAGTAATATAATTTAGATTATGCCTAAGAAATCTTATGGTATATTTTTGATTGTAATCTTTGCATGTTTTTCTTTATTTGTAATAAATGCTCAAAGTTATCAAAGCGAAGAAAGTGAATATTGGCAGAAATTTCTTCTTCCCCGTCCATGGTTGAGCCTTCAGGCTAATTCAGAACAGCATCAACCGCTTTATTTGAATGTTAATCCTCGTCAAATTGCTTTAAATCTTAAGCCCGGTGAAATTACGCAGGTATTTTTGCCGGAATCGCTGCGTGAAAGAGGACGGGATCAAATAAGAATAATTCAGGAAGCATTGATTAAAACTTTGCTGTTAAATAAGGTAGATGATTTTGAGGTAGAGGCTTGGCCGATAAGGGATGATTATGGCCAGCTGACTTGGGCTTTTGCAAGATGGCGTAAGAATGATAAAGATAAATGGTTGTGGTTAAGTTCAAAAATGATTTCTTTGTCTTTAATCCCTGAATCAGGCCCTGCGCCATTTTTGCCGGTTTTGTTACAGCCGGAAGATAAAGATGATTTTGGTTTAATATTCAATGACATCCTTGATATGAAAGCTTTGTATGACAAGCCGTATTTCGGTGATTGTGTTTGGACTTCTGACAGCGCAGATGATTCTTTGGTTACTGAAGCTTGGTTACCGATTGAAAAACAAGAATCATACGCGCAAAGAATTTCCGATGAAATCGCGGATATCGGGATTTGTCCGGCATGCAGAGTTATTCCGCAGCCTGCCCGCTTAAAATCAAAAAGCGCCGTATTTGTGCTCCAAGTTAGAAATAGTGAAATTATTTTCCCGCCAGAGATTGCTTGGGAGCCTATTTATGAAAAAATATCAGAAGCCCCTAAGGAATCTTTAGTAGTAAAATCTTGGCCGCCGGATTTTATTTCTAAGTATAAGAATGACGTCTTGGTTTTAGATGGAGAGGAAGAAGTTAAATTTCCTATTACTAAAAAAAAGATGTATTTTAAAGATAAAAATAGCATTGATGCCAATAATCAGCTTGAGGAATTGGTGGATTATCTTGTTGAGCGTTATAGAGTTTTACGGATAAAAACAGTCAGGCAGCGTTTTGATTACCGGGGGGTTGCGCAGTCAAACTTGATTGCGATTATCCCGGGGACCGATTCAAGATTGCGCCCAGTTTTAATGGCGGATCATATTGATACAGCATTCTGTGAAGATATTTTTAAAGATTCGGGTAAGCGTGTTTCTTCACCCGGAGCAGACGATAATGTTTCTTCAACTGCGGTTTTACTCCGGGCTGCGGAAATCTTACGTGATCTGAAACCAAAACATCCTATTTGGTTAGTCCATTTTACAGGAGAAGAATTCCCTGCAGATGATTTGGGAGCACGTTTCTTTGTAAGTTGGTTGCTTAAAAAAAGGATTGATATTGAAGGCTTGGTTTTAATGGATACGATAGGTTTTAGGCAAGCTAATGACCAAATTTTTCAAGTAAACCCAGGTGATTCGGAAGAATCTTTGAGGCTGGCAAAAATCGTTATGGATATCGCACCTTTGGTCACAAAATTTAAGCCTGTATTAAGGACCCGTTTTGCCCAGAAGAGCTATCTTTATAATAGTGACGGATTAATATTCTCTGATAATGGTTATCCTGTAGTTTATTTAAATGAGCATATGAATAAACTACAAAATATGCATAGAAAAGGCTATCACGATTCAACTGATACCTCAAAAAATATTGATTGGGAATATGCTACAGATATAGCTAAAGTGGCAATTGAGACTGTAGCTATTCTTGCCCGGGCGCAAGCTAAATGAGCATGATTAATCTGGGAGGAGGAGAAGATCTGGGATTAAAGGAGTTTTCTGCGGAATTTCGTAGGGATGCTATTAAGTGGTGTAAGGGTAAGTCTTGGATTTGGCGTTTGCCTTTTTTGTTACTCTTTTGTTATTTCTTAATAAGGTATTGGAAAAATCCCGAATACACATGTATTCTTTCTCCGCTAACGCTCGGGGTGCACGAATTAGGCCATTTTGTTTTTGCTTTCTTAGGGCAATTTATGGGAATTCTTGGTGGTTCGTTGCTTCAATTGTTTGCTCCTTTGGCATTAGCTTTTAATTTTTATCGGCAGAAAGATTATTTTGCAATTGCGCTTTCTTTTGGGTGGTTATCTACCAGTTTATTTGACATGGCAAGATATGTTGCGGATGCGCGCGCGATGGAACTTCCGTTAGTTAGCCCGTTTGGGATAGATAGCGTAATCCACGATTGGAATTTTATTTTGAATAAAATTGGTTTGCTGCGTTATGATACCTCAATTTCATTTGCATTAAAAATTTTTGCAAGTATTATGATGTTAATCTGCCTTTTATCAGGAGCGTGGCTTTTGTTGAAAATGGCAGAAAAGGAGAAAGATGAAGATCGCGCTTAAGATAGTATTTATTTTTGTAGTAATTTTTATGCTTTTATTTGCCGGATTATTTTTTTATATTTCTT contains:
- a CDS encoding DEAD/DEAH box helicase — protein: MTNNIVPQEVKKQQSATFYGLGIAPKILEVLSHLKFFVPTPIQEKAIPGAIEGKDVIGIAQTGTGKTHSFAIPMVQRLAQKKGIGLVLAPTRELALQIDEAFKPLTNAFGIKTACLIGGAPMQEQIRALHKNPRVIVATPGRLIDHMSQWNVSIEEANMLVLDEADRMLDMGFAPQLDKIFHFLPKDRQTMLFSATMPKEIMKIASTHMKLPVCVEIAPSGTAAEFVTQELFIVKKEAKARLLVKLISKYKGAVLLFSRTKHNAKKLTQHLRELGVNAAEMHSNRSLAQRRQALDGFKSGRYKVLVATDIAARGIDVTGIEVVINYDLPEDAENYVHRIGRTGRAGQKGHAISFATPDQSSDVRSIEKLIRKTLPISKHPEFSQESFENYKEKPSFQKRPPFKKSKSNFKKSFDRFRRH
- a CDS encoding protease inhibitor I42 family protein, with protein sequence MGKRNLFVVLLTCAVFLLTVTSFAQSVKDQVVSESVINVTVGENIVIILESNRTTGYLWRLGSDLNDDKIEFVKSNYFASKTKLLGAPGKETWIFKALKPGRLTLVFEYRRPWEKKLKPIKIENFTIIIKEK
- a CDS encoding SprT family zinc-dependent metalloprotease, producing MDEIKINKLIRSRRKTICLIVAKDASLVVRAPQTTPNRIIRNFIDKKKRWIIKHQEIAKKRSSEITFKQFVDGEEFLYLGKYYPLKISDREDIFLTDSLEFPRKMLMTARESLIKWYQDKALDLISERVFQYERVVGLRSTSIAITKACRRWGSCGVKNTLNFSWRLILAPLGVIDYVVVHEVVHLSQKDHSKEFWRKVRALIPDFSQYNKWLNKNGHLLTL
- a CDS encoding M20/M25/M40 family metallo-hydrolase, producing MPKKSYGIFLIVIFACFSLFVINAQSYQSEESEYWQKFLLPRPWLSLQANSEQHQPLYLNVNPRQIALNLKPGEITQVFLPESLRERGRDQIRIIQEALIKTLLLNKVDDFEVEAWPIRDDYGQLTWAFARWRKNDKDKWLWLSSKMISLSLIPESGPAPFLPVLLQPEDKDDFGLIFNDILDMKALYDKPYFGDCVWTSDSADDSLVTEAWLPIEKQESYAQRISDEIADIGICPACRVIPQPARLKSKSAVFVLQVRNSEIIFPPEIAWEPIYEKISEAPKESLVVKSWPPDFISKYKNDVLVLDGEEEVKFPITKKKMYFKDKNSIDANNQLEELVDYLVERYRVLRIKTVRQRFDYRGVAQSNLIAIIPGTDSRLRPVLMADHIDTAFCEDIFKDSGKRVSSPGADDNVSSTAVLLRAAEILRDLKPKHPIWLVHFTGEEFPADDLGARFFVSWLLKKRIDIEGLVLMDTIGFRQANDQIFQVNPGDSEESLRLAKIVMDIAPLVTKFKPVLRTRFAQKSYLYNSDGLIFSDNGYPVVYLNEHMNKLQNMHRKGYHDSTDTSKNIDWEYATDIAKVAIETVAILARAQAK